The DNA region GGGCGCTTCAGGGGGCGTTCACCATGGCGTTGTTCGGCTTGGGCAGTGGCGTCTGGCTCATCGCCGGGCCGTGGGCCTGGCAGAGGCTGCGCCTCCGCCTGAATGCGCTGCGGGACGGCTGGGGTACCCGGTTCGCCGGGCTCATGCTGCTGGCCATGGGCGGTTGGGCACTGTGGATGGATGTGGTGCACCGGGAGCCTGCGTTCTGGTGTCTGTGACCTCCGCAAGCCTGGGAAGGCTGCCGTGAGGGTCGGGCGACGAAAACCGCCCACCAAGGACCTGCCCGGGTCGCTGCTCCCCTACACTGTGCATCTTGTTGCGCGTTTCACAGTCTGGTAACTGGAGATAATCCACTCGAGTTTTCTGCATGCACAGCGACTGCGGTACCTCCGAAGTGACCACTCCCATCCTCATCGACATTCGCCAGGTGCGCATTGGCATGTTCATCCAGCTAGACATGGGCTGGATGAATCATCCGTTTCCCATGAGCAGCTTCAAGCTCACCACCCCGGAGCAGTTGCAGACGCTGCGCGGGCTGGGGCTCTCCGAGGTGCGCTACATCCCGTCTAAGAGCGATCCCGAAACTGTGCCGGACGAAGCCCTGCCTCCTGCCACCCGCACGGTCGTCCAGGCCGGCGTGGACGTGTCCCCGGAAGCGCGCTCCACCTCTGCGTCAGTGGGCGCAACTGGCCGCGACGGGTCCCCGCGCCTGCCGCAGGCCGACCATGTCGCCGCCATGCGGTGCGATTGGCGCTTTGCCGAGGCGACGCGTATCTACCAGCAGCTCGTCCATTCCCTGGGCGAGGACCTCGGACCGTCGCGCGCCAGCACGGAGGCGCTGGTGTCCGGATGCGTCAGCGAACTGCTGTCGAACGGAGACTGCGCCATCCGGCTGCTGTCCGAGGGCGTGGGCATGCGGCCTGCCCTGCACCCTGTGAACGTCATGGTCCTGTCGCTGCTGCTCGGGCGCGCGCTGGGCATCGAAGGGTCCGAGCTCCAGGATGTCGGCGTGGCCGCGCTGCTCCACGATTTGGGCAAGGCGTCCCTGCCTCTGCACCTGGCCGAGCCGCAATCCCCGCTCATGCCGGCGGATCGCCGGCGCTACGAGAGCCATGTGGGGGAATCGGTCGTGCTCGCCCGCAAGATGGGCTGGCCCGCTCCCGTGCTGCTGGCCATCGCGCAGCACCATGAAATGATGGATGGATCGGGCTTCCCACAGCAGTTGGCAGGCCGGGACATGGTCCGGGCCGGGCAGATCCTGGCGCTCGTCAACCATTACGACCGGATGTGCAACCCCTTGCACGGCGGCGACCCGCTCACGCCGCACGAGGCGCTGTCCGTGATCTTCGCGCAGCACAAGCCGCGGTTTGACGCCGTGGTGCTGGGCGCCTTCATCCGCATGATGGGCGTGTACCCGCCCGGGTCCGTCGTCCAATTGGTGAATGACCGCTATGCCTTGGTCATTTCGGTCAATTCCTCGCGGCCGCTGCGGCCCCGCGTCCTCGTGCACGACCCGCGGGTGCCGGTGGACCAGGCCCGCATCCTGGATCTGGAAACGGTTCCCGAACTGGGCATCCGCCGCAGCCTGCGGCCTGCGCAGCTGCCGCGCGAAGCCCTGGACTACCTCTCGCCGCGCAAGCGCATCTGTTATTTCTTCGAGCGGGCCGTCGATCCCGTACCGCGAGAGGGCGACGCGTGACCGACCTCCCTCTCAACGAAGAGGAGTGGCACGCCATCTGCGACGGCATGGACCAGGCCTTGTGGCTGGTCCATCCTGAGACGCTGCGCATCGTGTATTGCAACCGGGCCGCGGCGGACCTGGCGGACCAAGCGGCCGCGGCCATGATCGGTACGCCGGTCCAGCAGTTGGCGTCCACGCCCGAGGACCTGTTTTTCTGGAGCCAGCCGCCCGCGGATATCCTGGCGGGCATCCATTCGGAGTCGGGCCTCGTCACGGCGCAAGGCCGTCTGGTGCCGGTGGAGCGCCGCGTGGCCGCCGTACAGCGCAGGGAGGGCCCTCTGCTGGTGCTGACCATGCGCAGCCGGGTGCGCGAAGAGGGGGCCGAGCGCGAACTCGAGACCCTGCTGGCGGAACTGCGCGCAACCCTTGATTCCGCGGCCGACGGCATGCTGGTGTGCGACATGCAGGGCCGCGTGCGGGCCTTCAACCAACGCTTGGCGCTGCTCTGGGCCATGCCGGATGACCTGCTGCGGCAGCGGGACGACGATGCCGTCCACGCTTTCATGGCGTCGCAGGTGGCAGAGCCCTTGCCCTACCGGGAGCGGCTCGCGGCCATTGCCCGGGAACCTCTGCTGGAGACCACCGACGTCTTCGTGCTTCGCAACGGCACGTCGGTCGAACGCCGTTCCGTACCGCAATTGCTGCACGGGCGGCCGTCGGGGCGCGTGTATTCCTTCCGGGATGTGACCCGGCAGGCGGAGGCCCAGGCCAGCCTGAGGCTGGCTGCGCAGGTGTTCGAGTCGAGCCTGGACGCCATCTTCATCGCCGACGAATACCACACGCTCATCCGCATGAATCCCGGCTGCGAGCGGCTGGTGGAGGATTCGCCCTGCGGGCTGCTGGGCAAGCCGGCGGCTGCCCTCTTCGGCCACGCGGAAGCACGTGAGCTGATGCAGCGCGTCGTGGCCACCTGGGAACGGGAGGGCTTCTGGGAAGGCGAACTGCTGCTGCCGCGCCGCACCGGACCGGATTGCGCGGTGCATCTGTCCTGGGTGGCCGTGCGGGACGAGCGGGGACAGGTTGCGCAGAGCATCGGCTTCGTGCGCGATCTGACCGAGCAGCATGCAGCCCAGCAGCGGATCGAGGAGCTGGCCTACAGCGACCTGCTGACGGGGCTGCCCAACCGGGTGCTGCTCGCCCGCCGCGTCGATGCCGCGATCGAGGCGGCCGCCCGCGAGCGGGGAACAGGTTTCGCCATCCTCTTCCTGGACCTCGACCGCTTCAAGAACATCAACGATTCCCTGGGGCATCCGTTCGGCGACCGCGTGCTGCGCCTGGTAGCGCAGCGGCTCCAGGCCTGCCTGCGGCAGACGGACCTGCTGTGCCGGCTGGGGGGCGACGAATTCGTCATCTACCTCCACGGGGGCGACGAGAGCATTGCGGCCGCCGTGGCGCAGCGCATCCTGGACGACATGCTGCGCCCGTTCGCGCTGGATGGCATGGGGTTTTCCATCCAGTGCAGCATCGGCGTGTCGCTGTACCCGCAGGACGGCGCGACGCTGGACGATCTGGTCAAGCAGGCCGACACCGCCATGTACGGCGTGAAGGAGCGAGGCCGGGGCAGCTATGGCTTCTACCAGCCGAAGATGAACGCCAACCTGCTGTCGCGCATG from Paracidovorax wautersii includes:
- a CDS encoding EAL domain-containing protein produces the protein MDQALWLVHPETLRIVYCNRAAADLADQAAAAMIGTPVQQLASTPEDLFFWSQPPADILAGIHSESGLVTAQGRLVPVERRVAAVQRREGPLLVLTMRSRVREEGAERELETLLAELRATLDSAADGMLVCDMQGRVRAFNQRLALLWAMPDDLLRQRDDDAVHAFMASQVAEPLPYRERLAAIAREPLLETTDVFVLRNGTSVERRSVPQLLHGRPSGRVYSFRDVTRQAEAQASLRLAAQVFESSLDAIFIADEYHTLIRMNPGCERLVEDSPCGLLGKPAAALFGHAEARELMQRVVATWEREGFWEGELLLPRRTGPDCAVHLSWVAVRDERGQVAQSIGFVRDLTEQHAAQQRIEELAYSDLLTGLPNRVLLARRVDAAIEAAARERGTGFAILFLDLDRFKNINDSLGHPFGDRVLRLVAQRLQACLRQTDLLCRLGGDEFVIYLHGGDESIAAAVAQRILDDMLRPFALDGMGFSIQCSIGVSLYPQDGATLDDLVKQADTAMYGVKERGRGSYGFYQPKMNANLLSRMQMEHAMRQAVGLGQMAVHYQPQVAMASGRIVGAEALLRWTHPEMGAVSPAEFIPLAEESGYIVALGAWVMEQAVQEAAAWLRAGTPVVVAVNVSALEFRQPGFVEHLTQLLSRHGLPASLLELELTETILLQDGQETEQRLSVLSALGVGLAIDDFGTGYSSLAYLKKLTIHKLKIDQSFVRGLPEDDGDRAIVTAITSMGRALHIEVVAEGVETEAQRVALAHMECQYFQGFLCAPGLPAGALRTLLAERKAYSWEPPSPTPSA
- a CDS encoding HD domain-containing phosphohydrolase yields the protein MTTPILIDIRQVRIGMFIQLDMGWMNHPFPMSSFKLTTPEQLQTLRGLGLSEVRYIPSKSDPETVPDEALPPATRTVVQAGVDVSPEARSTSASVGATGRDGSPRLPQADHVAAMRCDWRFAEATRIYQQLVHSLGEDLGPSRASTEALVSGCVSELLSNGDCAIRLLSEGVGMRPALHPVNVMVLSLLLGRALGIEGSELQDVGVAALLHDLGKASLPLHLAEPQSPLMPADRRRYESHVGESVVLARKMGWPAPVLLAIAQHHEMMDGSGFPQQLAGRDMVRAGQILALVNHYDRMCNPLHGGDPLTPHEALSVIFAQHKPRFDAVVLGAFIRMMGVYPPGSVVQLVNDRYALVISVNSSRPLRPRVLVHDPRVPVDQARILDLETVPELGIRRSLRPAQLPREALDYLSPRKRICYFFERAVDPVPREGDA